A DNA window from Trichomycterus rosablanca isolate fTriRos1 chromosome 11, fTriRos1.hap1, whole genome shotgun sequence contains the following coding sequences:
- the si:ch211-71n6.4 gene encoding para-nitrobenzyl esterase: MNEDAFEVPARNEYRYLVQDEAEEEIHYAHRYYASPFLTVSRRCLFLIGCGILALLSLAGYLAYLAQTPRLGYAEVLTECGWLRGRREHGAYSFKGIPYAVPPVGEHRWRPPADLKMERKCWHDVRDATRFRSMCAQVRPLRKDGQVMGEEDCLHLSVWTPSLVSADALPVMVWLHGGNLQMLSGQEKGYSPTEELAAKTQTVFVSLNYRLNAFGFMALEILREGSTTITSGNYGLMDQIQALKWVQRNIHVFGGDPTKITIFGGTSVRALMTSPLAKGLFHRAITMSASFINASSSAEKGNLLFLKRTGCQNVVCLRHLNVTQILQAVPWQEYPSWAKDGITDIPVKDESYGPVTVVDGHVLPFNISFHNDVPLVVGTTEQEADFSPPMKNISTWTWADYEWFVSEKLKPFGESVVSQALKIYNSSAPCPITDRCPERLYTTLVSDMRINCVTNLVAKQDADSLRSFVYRYLVTYTPSKAVNPSTWLPYPSRFSFHMLDSLAFFGGLEMALGTLTPADQAFEETLTKYFIHFAKKGEMPEDWPEFPSHIALLDQNISLTQKRFADRCSLWKQESFYSYAWFN; this comes from the exons ATGAATGAAGACGCATTTGAGGTCCCTGCGAGGAATGAGTACCGCTACCTGGTTCAGGATGAGGCTGAAGAGGAGATTCATTATGCTCACCGTTATTACGCCAGCCCCTTCCTGACAGTGTCCCGCAGGTGCTTGTTTCTGATCGGCTGTGGCATTCTCGCCCTCCTCTCTCTGGCTGGTTACCTGGCTTACTTGGCTCAGACTCCACGGCTAGGATACGCAGAGGTGCTAACGGAATGCGGTTGGCTACGTGGCCGACGTGAACATGGAGCCTACTCATTTAAAGGCATTCCATATGCTGTGCCACCTGTTGGCGAACACCGCTGGAGACCTCCTGCAGACCTGAAGATGGAAAGAAAGTGCTGGCACGACGTTCGTGATGCCACTCGTTTTCGGAGCATGTGTGCCCAGGTGCGACCTCTTAGAAAAGATGGCCAAGTAATGGGTGAAGAGGACTGCCTGCATTTGAGTGTCTGGACCCCAAGCCTGGTATCTGCGGATGCCCTGCCAGTGATGGTGTGGCTACACGGAGGGAACTTGCAAATGCTGAGCGGGCAGGAGAAAGGCTACTCACCCACCGAGGAGCTGGCTGCAAAAACTCAGACTGTCTTTGTAAGTCTGAACTACAGGCTCAATGCGTTTGGCTTCATGGCGCTGGAGATCCTGAGAGAAGGTTCCACCACCATCACCTCAG GGAACTACGGACTCATGGACCAGATTCAAGCTCTTAAGTGGGTTCAGAGAAACATCCATGTGTTTGGAGGAGATCCAACAAAAATCACCATATTTG gaggaacatcagtcaGGGCTCTGATGACTTCCCCACTAGCTAAAGGTCTGTTTCACCGAGCCATTACCATGAGTGCCTCTTTCATCAATGCTTCCTCATCCGCTGAAAAAGGTAACCTACTATTTCTGAAGAGAACAGGATGCCAGAATGTAGTCTGCCTCCGACATCTCAACGTAACTCAGATCCTTCAG GCTGTTCCATGGCAGGAATACCCATCATGGGCGAAAGATGGGATAACAGATATCCCAGTTAAAGACGAGTCTTATGGACCAGTTACAGTTGTGGATGGCCATGTTCTCCCATTTAACATTAGCTTTCACAATGATGTTCCATTGGTGGTTGGAACTACAGAGCAGGAAGCTGATTTCAG TCCACCGATGAAGAATATTTCCACATGGACGTGGGCCGACTACGAGTGGTTTGTATCAG AAAAACTCAAGCCGTTTGGAGAGAGTGTGGTGTCTCAGGCTCTGAAGATATATAACAGCTCAGCTCCATGTCCAATCACTGACCGCTGTCCTGAAAGACTTTACACCACCTTGGTGTCTGATATGAGGATCAACTGTGTCACAAACCTCGTGGCTAAGCAAGATGCAG ATTCCCTGAGGAGCTTTGTGTACCGCTACCTGGTGACATACACGCCATCCAAAGCTGTGAACCCATCCACCTGGCTCCCTTATCCGAGCCGCTTCTCTTTTCACATGCTGGACAGCTTGGCTTTTTTCGGTGGACTCGAGATGGCACTCGGCACGTTGACGCCTGCAGACCAAGCCTTCGAGGAAACACTCACCAAGTACTTCATCCACTTTGCTAAGAAAG GTGAAATGCCAGAAGATTGGCCCGAGTTTCCATCCCACATCGCATTGCTGGATCAGAATATTTCACTGACTCAGAAGCGATTTGCAGACAGATGCAGTCTATGGAAGCAAGAAAGCTTTTATTCATACGCCTGGTTCAACTGA